A part of Candidatus Acidulodesulfobacterium ferriphilum genomic DNA contains:
- a CDS encoding twin-arginine translocation signal domain-containing protein produces MDLRKITRRDFIKSTALFAGAAAINPVNLLKFKPVGNLTIMWNSDSHAHLKPVLYREPSVNIGPRAMNGRPGHLVGDSFNLYYDINPGSAMDYFCSYNNFAKHANQYGPMGGYAHMAAVFNKIKEERHGKTIMLDTGDSWQGTGIALLTKGRQPEYFRRRLWIL; encoded by the coding sequence ATGGATTTACGAAAGATTACCAGAAGGGACTTCATAAAAAGCACGGCTCTTTTCGCGGGCGCTGCCGCGATTAATCCGGTTAATCTCTTAAAGTTTAAGCCCGTGGGCAACCTTACCATAATGTGGAACTCCGATTCGCACGCCCATCTCAAGCCCGTATTATACCGCGAGCCTTCCGTCAATATCGGCCCCCGCGCAATGAACGGCAGGCCGGGACACCTTGTCGGCGATTCTTTCAACCTTTACTACGATATAAACCCCGGTTCCGCAATGGATTATTTCTGTTCATATAATAATTTCGCAAAGCATGCAAATCAGTACGGCCCTATGGGCGGTTACGCGCATATGGCAGCCGTCTTTAATAAAATAAAGGAAGAAAGGCACGGCAAGACGATAATGCTCGATACGGGGGATTCGTGGCAGGGAACGGGCATAGCCCTCCTTACGAAGGGACGACAGCCTGAATATTTTCGCCGGCGTCTATGGATACTTTGA
- a CDS encoding DUF302 domain-containing protein: MLFLHFDYNTNQEVKMKKRRLAVTPPVAGLAFILGLSFFIAVFFPANSFATKIPKGPFYIVKVKKSFKSALFDLKQGIEDANYSILAIAPISTGIKGIGYKIPDLKVIDFCKLMDGYKLLKYNMNYAAFMPCRIAIYKEGKYTVMISFLPSYFSRFFKNNAEQKKTIIAVTKQIIQIMDSVKTGF, encoded by the coding sequence ATGTTATTTTTACACTTTGACTATAATACAAACCAAGAGGTAAAGATGAAGAAAAGAAGGCTTGCTGTAACGCCTCCCGTTGCCGGTCTGGCGTTTATTTTAGGTTTATCCTTTTTTATCGCGGTTTTTTTTCCCGCAAACTCGTTTGCTACAAAAATTCCCAAGGGGCCGTTTTATATCGTCAAGGTCAAGAAGAGCTTTAAAAGCGCCCTGTTCGACCTGAAGCAGGGAATAGAAGATGCGAATTACAGCATTCTTGCGATTGCCCCTATATCCACCGGCATAAAAGGGATAGGATACAAGATTCCGGACCTTAAAGTTATCGATTTTTGCAAATTGATGGACGGCTATAAACTTTTAAAATACAATATGAACTATGCCGCGTTTATGCCTTGCAGGATTGCCATTTATAAGGAGGGTAAATACACCGTAATGATTTCATTTCTGCCCTCTTATTTCTCCAGATTTTTTAAGAATAATGCCGAGCAGAAAAAAACAATCATAGCCGTAACGAAACAGATTATTCAAATTATGGATTCCGTAAAGACCGGATTTTAA
- a CDS encoding TetR/AcrR family transcriptional regulator — protein MINYNKKQQQSIVTKNNIMNAAMSLFIEWGYFNTTLRDVAKRAGLSTGALYVHFKSKEDIAKELFQMTSNFIKEKLEFSIKNANTTKDKIRGIIDTIFILAETNRGMMEYAFYTKHKDIFSGGKSICSSAPLDLLKEFLKFEIKNKRLRVIDINLGVISLTGIAIRFIISSWDGVIKGNIADYKDKVFEIVWGILKPEGSD, from the coding sequence ATGATTAATTATAATAAAAAACAACAACAGTCTATCGTAACAAAAAATAACATAATGAATGCTGCAATGAGTCTTTTCATTGAATGGGGATATTTTAACACTACATTAAGAGATGTTGCTAAAAGAGCGGGTTTAAGCACCGGCGCCTTATACGTTCATTTTAAAAGCAAAGAAGATATTGCAAAAGAGCTTTTTCAAATGACATCAAATTTTATTAAGGAAAAATTAGAATTTTCGATTAAAAATGCAAATACGACAAAGGATAAGATAAGGGGAATAATTGACACTATCTTTATATTGGCTGAAACTAATAGGGGCATGATGGAATATGCATTTTATACGAAGCATAAAGATATATTTTCCGGTGGAAAGAGCATTTGTTCATCTGCGCCCCTTGATTTACTCAAAGAATTTTTAAAGTTTGAAATAAAAAATAAGAGATTAAGGGTTATTGATATAAATTTAGGTGTTATTAGTTTAACCGGAATTGCGATAAGGTTTATTATTTCTAGCTGGGATGGTGTTATTAAAGGCAACATAGCCGACTATAAAGATAAAGTTTTTGAGATAGTTTGGGGTATTCTCAAACCAGAAGGCAGTGATTAA